From Pseudomonas sp. StFLB209, a single genomic window includes:
- a CDS encoding STAS domain-containing protein has protein sequence MTVTCGLSPDGRQVTLFIEGRFDFSCHQDFRAAYEAFSGELDYVVDLRGTHYLDSSALGMLLLLRDHAGGDHAQVRLINCSSDVVKILTISNFSKLFTLG, from the coding sequence ATGACAGTCACTTGCGGTCTCTCGCCAGACGGTCGGCAAGTCACGCTGTTTATCGAGGGGAGGTTCGACTTCTCCTGCCATCAGGATTTTCGTGCCGCTTATGAAGCTTTTTCCGGCGAGCTGGATTATGTCGTGGACCTGCGCGGCACTCACTATCTGGACAGCTCGGCGCTGGGCATGCTGCTGTTGTTGCGCGACCATGCCGGTGGCGACCATGCGCAGGTACGGCTGATCAACTGCAGCAGCGACGTGGTCAAGATCCTGACCATCTCCAATTTCTCCAAACTGTTTACGCTAGGTTAA
- a CDS encoding ATP-binding SpoIIE family protein phosphatase — protein MQSVGQELRVLIADDSASDRLLLSTLISRQGHQPLVAANGQEAVQLYRDHQPQLVLMDALMPVMDGFEAARQIKQMAGQALVPIIFLTSLTEGEALARCLDAGGDDFLAKPFNPLVLAAKINAMNRLRQLQDTVLRQRDLIASHREHLLNEQRVAKAVFDQVAHSGCLDASCIRYLQSPYALFNGDLMLAAYTPAGHMHVFLGDFTGHGLPAAVGAMPLAEVFYGMTAKGYELAEILREMNGKLKRILPVDMFCCAALLCIDAGQQQVELWNGGLPDGYLLRADNAGFVPLQSRHLPLGVLSPKAFEAHTEVHPLGAGDRIFLLSDGVIDTRDAQDQLFGSQRLCEVLAANREPEMLIQEILQALNDFGGRARDDVSMLEISAGHGALPATALTQGWSDSGLAEPVDWSVAFEFRAATLKASNPLPGVLQLLLEQRGLREQAATIYSVLTELYSNALEHGVLGLDSTLKQDAAGFARYYEARAKRLAELQNGFIRLELVLCSAAQGGRLQICMQDSGQGFDVQAVLARLPDDAGLHGRGLRLIRSLCRDARWSADGCTVHVEFVWGAMAYLPSGS, from the coding sequence TTGCAGTCTGTGGGGCAAGAGCTGCGGGTGCTGATTGCTGATGACAGTGCCAGTGACAGGCTGCTGTTATCGACCCTGATCAGTCGGCAGGGGCACCAGCCGCTGGTCGCTGCCAATGGTCAGGAGGCTGTGCAGCTGTATCGCGATCACCAGCCGCAGTTGGTACTGATGGATGCCCTGATGCCGGTCATGGACGGCTTCGAGGCCGCCCGTCAGATCAAGCAGATGGCCGGTCAGGCGCTGGTGCCAATCATCTTTCTGACCTCTCTGACCGAGGGGGAGGCGCTGGCCCGATGCCTGGATGCCGGCGGTGACGACTTTCTGGCGAAGCCCTTCAATCCTCTGGTGCTGGCCGCCAAGATCAATGCCATGAATCGACTGCGGCAACTGCAGGATACTGTGCTGCGCCAGCGCGACCTGATTGCCAGTCATCGTGAACATTTACTCAACGAACAGCGGGTGGCCAAGGCGGTATTTGACCAGGTGGCGCATTCCGGCTGTCTTGACGCATCGTGTATCCGTTATCTGCAGTCGCCTTATGCGCTGTTCAATGGCGACCTGATGCTGGCGGCCTATACACCGGCCGGGCACATGCATGTGTTTCTCGGCGACTTCACCGGGCATGGTTTGCCGGCAGCAGTAGGTGCCATGCCGCTGGCCGAGGTGTTCTACGGGATGACCGCCAAAGGCTACGAGCTGGCGGAAATCCTGCGGGAGATGAACGGCAAGCTCAAACGTATCCTGCCGGTAGACATGTTTTGTTGCGCCGCGCTGTTGTGCATCGATGCCGGTCAGCAGCAGGTCGAGCTATGGAATGGCGGGTTGCCTGACGGTTATCTGCTGCGCGCCGACAACGCCGGGTTTGTCCCGTTGCAGTCCCGGCACCTGCCGCTGGGCGTGTTGTCACCCAAGGCGTTCGAGGCGCATACCGAGGTTCACCCGTTGGGGGCCGGGGACCGGATCTTTCTGTTGTCTGATGGAGTGATCGACACCCGGGATGCTCAGGATCAGCTGTTTGGCTCGCAACGCCTGTGCGAAGTCCTGGCTGCCAATCGCGAGCCCGAGATGCTGATTCAGGAGATTCTCCAGGCGCTCAACGATTTTGGCGGCCGTGCCCGTGACGATGTCAGCATGCTGGAAATCAGTGCCGGGCATGGGGCGCTGCCGGCCACTGCATTGACTCAGGGCTGGTCCGACAGTGGTCTGGCGGAGCCGGTGGACTGGTCGGTGGCCTTCGAGTTTCGCGCTGCGACCCTCAAAGCGAGTAATCCGCTGCCTGGCGTGCTGCAACTGCTGCTGGAGCAGCGCGGCTTGCGTGAGCAGGCGGCCACGATTTACAGCGTGCTCACCGAGCTTTACAGCAATGCGTTGGAGCATGGCGTTCTCGGGCTGGATTCCACCCTCAAACAGGATGCGGCCGGTTTTGCCCGGTATTACGAGGCGCGCGCCAAGCGTCTGGCTGAGCTGCAAAACGGGTTCATCCGCCTGGAGTTGGTGCTTTGTTCTGCTGCGCAAGGCGGCAGGTTGCAGATTTGCATGCAGGACAGTGGCCAAGGTTTCGACGTCCAGGCGGTGCTGGCCAGGCTGCCGGATGATGCGGGCCTGCACGGTCGCGGGCTGCGCCTGATTCGCTCGTTGTGCCGGGATGCGCGATGGTCCGCCGATGGTTGTACGGTGCATGTGGAATTTGTCTGGGGGGCGATGGCATACTTGCCTTCGGGGTCTTGA
- a CDS encoding Hpt domain-containing protein, with amino-acid sequence MEDEYLTLIDVFLSDSEQRLALLRQAARNLAGGTSPDLTELGLAAHSFKGSSSNMGALRLSELCRQLEEQARRQALDGLEELVSLIDSEYQAIRQVFNAERQVLVAQT; translated from the coding sequence ATGGAAGACGAGTATCTGACGCTCATCGACGTCTTCCTGAGCGACTCCGAGCAGCGCCTGGCATTGCTTCGTCAGGCGGCGCGCAACCTGGCCGGCGGTACATCGCCTGATCTGACGGAACTGGGCCTGGCGGCGCACAGCTTCAAGGGCAGCAGCAGCAATATGGGCGCTCTGCGCTTGTCTGAATTGTGTCGTCAGCTCGAAGAGCAGGCCCGGCGTCAGGCGCTCGATGGCCTTGAAGAGCTTGTCAGCCTGATCGACAGCGAGTATCAGGCCATTCGCCAAGTGTTCAATGCCGAGCGACAAGTGCTGGTTGCTCAGACCTGA
- a CDS encoding flagellar hook-length control protein FliK codes for MPLAPDVFPQANVAAPAKTGAVSNSFKPAETSKADASSFSDVYAQQSRDKPAVERDIPARPARDKPAADKDKAVATKDKPAAVGKDKPDTADKAKSEPDQVAGSGNSLPVQAKGQTADADDQSADPSEAVEQLVGLPTLIQIPVEVAVDAPVSADAAIDGLQQSQLAASPLAAAPAATSAAVEEAFNPEADPLDGLHALQFALESAGGKSRAAAPVATNQAGQAQANPDLNADDTRAQNVVNNLASLNGDPAAQDGSTESSDQSFTAVLGDGLKDVKSAAGDTRVDNFAERLAALSQAAQPARPVTAPVASPLGQPLAMHQSGWTEGIVDRVMYLSSQNLKSAEIKLEPAELGRLDIRVNMAPDQQTQVTFASAHLGVRDALESQVARLRESFSQQGLGQVDVNVSDQSQQQAQQQAQEQASRAQRGGRGSMAQDEVEDEVAPAAVAAVSQPAQRIVGSSEIDYYA; via the coding sequence ATGCCCCTTGCTCCAGATGTGTTCCCCCAGGCGAATGTAGCGGCTCCGGCCAAGACCGGTGCCGTCAGTAATTCGTTCAAGCCTGCCGAAACCAGCAAGGCTGACGCCTCCAGCTTCTCTGATGTCTATGCGCAGCAGTCTCGCGACAAGCCTGCCGTCGAGCGCGATATACCGGCCAGGCCTGCTCGGGACAAGCCCGCTGCCGATAAAGACAAGGCGGTCGCAACCAAAGACAAGCCTGCTGCGGTCGGCAAAGACAAGCCGGATACGGCAGACAAGGCCAAGAGTGAGCCTGATCAGGTTGCCGGAAGCGGCAATTCGTTGCCAGTCCAGGCCAAGGGTCAGACCGCTGATGCTGATGATCAGAGTGCCGATCCGTCCGAGGCTGTCGAGCAACTGGTGGGGCTGCCGACGCTGATTCAGATTCCGGTTGAGGTCGCGGTTGACGCTCCGGTGTCGGCAGATGCGGCCATTGATGGCCTGCAGCAGTCCCAGCTCGCAGCGTCGCCGCTGGCAGCGGCGCCTGCGGCAACTTCTGCTGCTGTGGAAGAGGCGTTCAATCCGGAGGCTGACCCGCTTGACGGTCTGCATGCCTTGCAGTTTGCGCTTGAAAGTGCAGGCGGCAAGAGTCGTGCGGCTGCGCCGGTGGCGACTAATCAGGCCGGGCAGGCTCAGGCGAATCCGGACCTCAACGCCGACGACACTCGGGCGCAGAACGTTGTCAATAATCTGGCGAGCCTTAATGGTGACCCGGCAGCTCAGGATGGTTCTACCGAGAGCAGTGATCAGTCTTTTACTGCGGTGCTCGGTGATGGGCTTAAGGATGTAAAGAGCGCTGCCGGTGATACCCGGGTCGATAACTTTGCCGAACGTCTTGCCGCGTTGAGTCAGGCCGCCCAGCCGGCGCGGCCGGTGACTGCGCCGGTGGCTTCGCCATTGGGTCAGCCGTTGGCCATGCATCAGAGTGGCTGGACCGAGGGTATTGTCGATCGGGTCATGTACCTGTCGAGTCAGAATCTCAAGTCGGCAGAGATCAAGCTTGAGCCTGCGGAGCTGGGGCGTCTGGACATCCGTGTCAATATGGCGCCGGATCAACAGACCCAGGTGACCTTTGCCAGTGCGCATCTGGGCGTGCGCGATGCATTGGAGAGCCAGGTCGCGCGCCTGCGTGAGTCGTTCAGTCAGCAGGGCCTGGGTCAGGTTGACGTCAATGTCTCTGACCAGTCACAGCAACAAGCCCAGCAGCAGGCGCAGGAGCAGGCCAGTCGCGCGCAGCGTGGCGGGCGAGGGTCTATGGCGCAGGATGAAGTTGAGGATGAAGTGGCGCCGGCAGCGGTTGCTGCAGTGTCTCAGCCTGCCCAGCGGATTGTGGGTAGCAGCGAAATCGATTACTACGCCTGA
- the fliL gene encoding flagellar basal body-associated protein FliL → MASDAVKEPGSKSKLKLIIIGVVALLLAVGLSAGATWFLMHKSEPKPDPAAAAAAANVKQPAVFEAMTPAFVVNFNVNGRQRYMQASITMLARNPADMEALKVHMPTIRNNLVMLFAGIPFESLSSPIGQEMLRQKATASIQEVAQKELGKTVIEQLLFTNFVLQ, encoded by the coding sequence ATGGCGAGTGACGCAGTTAAAGAGCCCGGCTCGAAAAGTAAACTCAAGCTCATCATTATCGGCGTTGTTGCCCTGTTGCTGGCGGTAGGCTTGTCGGCAGGCGCGACCTGGTTTCTCATGCACAAATCCGAGCCTAAGCCTGATCCGGCAGCGGCGGCTGCAGCGGCGAATGTCAAGCAGCCAGCGGTATTTGAAGCCATGACGCCGGCCTTTGTGGTCAACTTCAATGTCAATGGGCGCCAGCGCTATATGCAGGCCAGTATCACCATGCTCGCGCGTAATCCTGCCGACATGGAAGCACTGAAAGTGCATATGCCGACCATTCGCAATAATCTGGTCATGCTGTTCGCCGGTATCCCGTTCGAATCGCTGTCATCGCCGATCGGCCAGGAAATGTTGCGCCAGAAAGCCACGGCCAGCATTCAGGAAGTCGCTCAAAAAGAGCTGGGCAAGACTGTGATTGAGCAGCTGCTCTTCACCAACTTCGTATTGCAGTAG
- the fliM gene encoding flagellar motor switch protein FliM translates to MAVQDLLSQDEIDALLHGVDDGMVQTDNAVEPGSVKSYDLTSQDRIVRGRMPTLEMINERFARYTRISMFNLLRRSADVAVGGVQVMKFGEYVHSLYVPTSLNLAKIKPLRGTALFILDAKLVFKLVDNFFGGDGRHAKIEGREFTPTELRVVRMVLDQVFIDLKEAWQAIMEVNFEYINSEVNPAMANIVGPSEAVVISTFHIELDGGGGDLHVTMPYSMIEPIREMLDAGFQSDLDDQDERWIKALKEDVLDVSVPLTTTVAQRQLQLRDILHMQPGDVIPVELPEALVMRANGVPSFKVKLGSHKGNLALQVIEPIERR, encoded by the coding sequence ATGGCCGTGCAAGACCTGCTGTCCCAGGATGAGATCGACGCGCTGCTGCACGGCGTGGACGATGGAATGGTCCAGACCGATAACGCAGTCGAGCCTGGCAGCGTCAAAAGTTATGACCTGACCAGCCAGGACCGGATCGTCCGGGGTCGCATGCCGACCCTGGAAATGATCAACGAGCGGTTCGCCCGTTACACCCGCATCAGCATGTTCAATCTGCTGCGCCGCTCGGCGGATGTTGCGGTGGGTGGCGTACAGGTAATGAAGTTCGGTGAGTACGTGCATTCGTTGTATGTGCCCACCAGCCTCAACCTGGCCAAGATCAAGCCGCTGCGCGGCACTGCCTTGTTCATTCTTGACGCCAAGCTGGTGTTCAAGCTGGTGGACAACTTCTTTGGCGGTGACGGGCGCCATGCCAAGATCGAGGGGCGTGAGTTCACGCCGACCGAACTGCGTGTGGTGCGTATGGTGCTCGATCAGGTATTTATCGACCTCAAGGAGGCCTGGCAGGCAATCATGGAGGTCAATTTCGAGTACATCAACTCGGAAGTGAACCCGGCCATGGCCAACATCGTCGGGCCCAGTGAAGCCGTCGTGATCTCGACCTTCCATATCGAACTCGATGGCGGTGGCGGCGACCTGCACGTGACCATGCCTTATTCGATGATCGAGCCGATCCGCGAGATGCTTGATGCCGGCTTTCAGTCTGATCTGGATGATCAGGATGAGCGCTGGATCAAGGCACTCAAGGAGGACGTGCTGGATGTATCGGTCCCGCTGACGACTACGGTTGCGCAGCGTCAGTTGCAGTTGCGCGACATCCTGCACATGCAGCCTGGCGATGTGATTCCTGTCGAGCTGCCCGAGGCGCTGGTCATGCGCGCCAACGGTGTGCCGTCATTCAAGGTCAAGCTCGGTTCGCACAAGGGCAATCTGGCCTTGCAGGTTATCGAACCGATAGAGCGGCGTTGA
- the fliN gene encoding flagellar motor switch protein FliN, with product MADENDMTSADDQALADEWAAALNEAGEGGQSDIDALLAADEASRPSSNRMPMEEFGSVPKSTAPVTLDGPNLDVILDIPVSISMEVGSTDISIRNLLQLNQGSVIELDRLAGEPLDVLVNGTLIAHGEVVVVNEKFGIRLTDVISPSERIKKLR from the coding sequence ATGGCTGATGAAAACGATATGACGTCTGCTGATGATCAGGCGTTGGCCGATGAGTGGGCTGCCGCGCTGAATGAAGCCGGCGAGGGAGGGCAGTCTGATATTGATGCGCTGCTGGCGGCTGATGAAGCGAGCCGCCCCAGCTCCAATCGTATGCCCATGGAAGAGTTTGGCAGTGTGCCCAAGAGCACTGCGCCGGTCACGCTCGATGGTCCGAACCTGGATGTGATCCTGGATATCCCGGTGTCGATTTCCATGGAAGTGGGCAGCACCGATATCAGCATTCGTAACCTGTTGCAGCTCAACCAGGGTTCGGTGATCGAGCTTGATCGCCTGGCGGGAGAGCCGCTGGATGTGCTGGTTAATGGCACCCTGATCGCCCATGGCGAGGTGGTGGTGGTCAATGAAAAGTTCGGCATTCGCCTGACTGACGTGATCAGTCCGAGTGAACGCATCAAGAAGCTGCGCTAA
- the fliO gene encoding flagellar biosynthetic protein FliO produces the protein MNRWLMLLLAAPLAVLAAEPTAQAAAPQVGSALSGGWGGQLLQLLLGLLLVIGLIFVLAWVMRRVQGASIGNQQVIELVGSRALGPRDRLVLVQVGKEQILLGITPGRITPLHVLNENVQVPVREPATPEFAQRLLELMGKDKDNK, from the coding sequence GTGAACCGCTGGTTGATGCTGTTGCTGGCTGCGCCTTTGGCTGTGCTGGCAGCCGAGCCGACAGCTCAGGCGGCTGCCCCGCAGGTGGGTAGCGCTCTGTCCGGTGGCTGGGGTGGGCAACTGTTGCAGTTATTACTGGGGCTGTTGCTGGTCATCGGGCTGATCTTTGTGCTGGCGTGGGTGATGCGTCGGGTTCAGGGGGCGTCGATCGGCAATCAGCAGGTTATCGAATTGGTTGGCTCCAGAGCTTTGGGGCCGCGTGACCGGCTGGTACTGGTTCAGGTGGGTAAGGAACAGATTTTATTGGGGATCACGCCTGGGCGTATCACGCCTCTGCATGTGCTCAATGAAAATGTTCAGGTGCCGGTTCGCGAGCCGGCCACTCCCGAGTTCGCCCAGCGCCTGCTGGAGCTCATGGGCAAGGATAAGGACAACAAGTGA
- the fliP gene encoding flagellar type III secretion system pore protein FliP (The bacterial flagellar biogenesis protein FliP forms a type III secretion system (T3SS)-type pore required for flagellar assembly.), whose amino-acid sequence MGALRWLVVLLLGLGAPVALAADPLSIPAITLSNGTDGQQEYSVSLQILLIMTALSFIPAFVMLMTSFTRIIVVFSILRQALGLQQTPSNQILIGMALFLTMFIMAPVFDRVNNDALQPYLAETLTAQQAVAKAQVPIKDFMLAQTRTSDLELFMRLSKRTDIPTPDAAPLTILVPAFVISELKTAFQIGFMIFIPFLIIDMVVASVLMAMGMMMLSPLIISLPFKIMLFVLVDGWALIVGTLAGSFGGV is encoded by the coding sequence ATGGGTGCCTTGCGTTGGCTGGTGGTGCTGTTGTTGGGGCTGGGAGCACCTGTGGCCCTGGCGGCCGATCCGTTGTCGATTCCGGCTATTACGCTGTCCAACGGGACTGACGGTCAGCAGGAGTATTCGGTCAGCTTGCAGATCTTGCTGATCATGACGGCGCTGAGTTTCATTCCGGCATTCGTCATGCTGATGACCAGTTTCACCCGGATCATCGTGGTGTTCTCGATTCTGCGCCAGGCTCTGGGCTTGCAGCAAACCCCATCGAACCAGATTCTGATTGGCATGGCGCTGTTTCTGACCATGTTCATCATGGCGCCGGTGTTTGATCGGGTGAACAACGATGCTCTGCAGCCTTATCTGGCTGAGACCCTTACTGCCCAGCAAGCGGTCGCCAAAGCCCAGGTGCCGATCAAGGACTTCATGCTGGCCCAGACCCGGACCAGCGACCTGGAACTGTTCATGCGTCTGTCCAAACGCACTGATATTCCTACACCGGATGCCGCGCCCCTGACCATCCTGGTGCCGGCATTTGTGATCTCTGAGCTCAAGACGGCGTTCCAGATCGGTTTCATGATCTTCATCCCGTTTCTGATCATCGACATGGTGGTGGCCAGTGTGCTGATGGCGATGGGTATGATGATGCTCTCGCCGCTGATCATCTCATTGCCATTCAAGATCATGCTGTTTGTGCTGGTTGATGGCTGGGCGTTGATTGTCGGTACTTTGGCTGGCAGTTTTGGCGGCGTATGA
- the fliQ gene encoding flagellar biosynthesis protein FliQ gives MTPEVAVDLFREALWLTTMLVAILVVPSLICGLIVAIFQAATQINEQTLSFLPRLLVMLITLIVTGPWLLKVFMDYVLNLFNSIPTLIG, from the coding sequence ATGACCCCTGAAGTCGCGGTCGATCTGTTTCGCGAGGCGTTGTGGTTGACCACCATGCTGGTGGCCATTCTGGTGGTGCCGAGCCTGATCTGCGGTCTTATCGTGGCCATATTTCAGGCGGCCACGCAAATCAACGAACAGACCCTGAGCTTTCTGCCGCGCCTGTTGGTGATGCTCATCACGCTGATTGTCACCGGTCCCTGGTTGTTGAAAGTGTTCATGGACTATGTCCTGAATCTGTTCAACAGCATTCCCACCTTGATCGGCTGA
- the fliR gene encoding flagellar biosynthetic protein FliR, which yields MQPLLMLTDTQISTWVASFMLPLFRIVALLMTMPIIGTTLVPRRVRLYLAVAITVVVAPVLPPVPAVQALDLSALLLIGEQVIIGVGMGLCLQLFFQVFVIAGQIIATQMGMGFASMVDPANGVSTAVVGQFFTMLVTLMFLAMNGHLVVLEVLIESFTTLPVGGGLQINSFWGLANGLSWTLAAGLRLVLPAIAALLIINIAFGIMTRAAPQLNIFSIGFPMTLVLGMVILWMSMADMLGQYQPMAVEALQQLRDLVRAR from the coding sequence ATGCAGCCATTGCTCATGCTGACCGACACCCAGATCAGCACGTGGGTGGCCAGTTTCATGCTGCCGTTGTTTCGTATTGTCGCTTTGCTGATGACCATGCCGATTATCGGCACGACGCTGGTGCCACGGCGTGTGCGCCTGTATTTAGCGGTCGCTATCACAGTGGTTGTAGCGCCGGTGCTGCCACCGGTTCCGGCTGTGCAGGCATTGGATCTCAGTGCGTTACTGCTGATTGGCGAGCAGGTAATCATCGGGGTTGGCATGGGGTTGTGCCTGCAGCTGTTCTTTCAAGTGTTCGTGATCGCCGGCCAGATCATCGCTACCCAGATGGGTATGGGCTTCGCCTCGATGGTTGACCCTGCCAACGGCGTATCTACAGCTGTGGTCGGGCAGTTCTTTACCATGCTGGTCACCCTGATGTTTCTGGCCATGAATGGCCACCTGGTGGTGCTGGAGGTTCTCATCGAGAGCTTCACTACGCTCCCGGTTGGCGGGGGCTTGCAGATCAACAGCTTCTGGGGGTTGGCCAATGGTCTGAGCTGGACGCTGGCAGCGGGGTTGCGTCTGGTTCTGCCAGCCATTGCCGCCTTGCTGATCATCAACATTGCGTTTGGCATCATGACTCGCGCCGCGCCGCAATTGAACATCTTCTCCATCGGTTTCCCGATGACTCTGGTGCTTGGTATGGTCATCTTGTGGATGAGCATGGCTGACATGCTGGGCCAGTATCAGCCAATGGCGGTCGAAGCCTTGCAGCAACTGCGAGATCTGGTGAGGGCGCGTTGA
- the flhB gene encoding flagellar biosynthesis protein FlhB: MAESESGQDKTEDPTEKKIRDTRAEGQIARSKELTTLVVTLMGAVGLLIFGGGIAQMMQELMRDNFSISREALMDPTWMGTMLLKSGKFAIIVMLPFMVAMLVAALVGPILLGGWLFTTKSLMPKFSRMNPLSGIKRMFSMHSLVELLKSLAKFLIILIVALVVIDGDRDDLVAIAYEPLEQAMIHSLQVVGWSTLWIVSGLFLIAAVDVPFQLYEAHKKLLMTKQEVRDEHKNSDGSPEVKQRIRQLQFQMSQRRMMAAIPEADVIITNPTHFAVALKYDPEKGGAPMLLAKGVDMIALKIREIGAHNQILILESAALARSIYYSTELEEEIPAGLYLAVAQVLAYVFQIRQFHAGRAKRPDPLGDLPIPPDLQRDS, encoded by the coding sequence ATGGCCGAGAGCGAGAGTGGTCAGGACAAGACAGAAGACCCCACGGAGAAGAAAATCCGTGACACCCGGGCTGAGGGGCAGATTGCCAGATCCAAGGAGCTGACCACGCTGGTTGTTACGCTTATGGGGGCGGTCGGGCTGTTGATATTTGGTGGCGGTATTGCCCAAATGATGCAGGAGTTGATGCGCGACAACTTCTCGATTTCTCGTGAAGCGCTCATGGACCCGACCTGGATGGGAACCATGCTTCTCAAGTCGGGAAAGTTCGCGATCATTGTCATGTTGCCGTTCATGGTCGCCATGCTGGTAGCGGCTCTGGTGGGGCCGATCCTGCTTGGTGGCTGGCTGTTCACGACCAAATCGCTGATGCCCAAATTCAGCCGGATGAATCCGTTGTCCGGCATCAAGCGCATGTTCTCGATGCATTCGCTGGTAGAGTTGCTCAAGTCGTTGGCGAAGTTTCTGATCATCCTTATCGTTGCGCTGGTGGTGATCGACGGCGACCGTGATGATCTGGTGGCTATCGCTTATGAGCCGCTTGAGCAGGCGATGATCCATAGTCTGCAAGTGGTGGGTTGGAGCACCTTGTGGATCGTGTCCGGGCTGTTCCTGATTGCGGCGGTGGATGTGCCGTTCCAGCTGTACGAGGCGCATAAAAAACTGCTGATGACCAAGCAGGAAGTGCGTGATGAGCACAAGAACAGTGATGGTAGTCCGGAAGTCAAACAGCGTATTCGCCAACTGCAGTTTCAGATGTCTCAGCGGCGGATGATGGCTGCAATTCCCGAGGCGGACGTGATCATTACCAACCCCACCCACTTTGCCGTAGCGCTCAAGTACGACCCTGAAAAGGGTGGGGCGCCGATGCTGCTGGCCAAAGGGGTGGATATGATTGCCCTGAAGATTCGTGAGATCGGTGCGCACAACCAGATCCTGATCCTGGAGTCGGCTGCCCTGGCGCGTTCGATTTACTACAGCACCGAGCTGGAAGAAGAGATTCCGGCCGGTCTGTATCTTGCTGTGGCGCAGGTGCTGGCCTATGTCTTTCAGATTCGTCAATTCCATGCCGGGCGCGCCAAGCGTCCGGATCCTTTGGGCGATCTTCCCATTCCGCCCGATCTGCAGCGCGACTCCTGA